In Sphingomonas phyllosphaerae, one DNA window encodes the following:
- a CDS encoding alpha/beta hydrolase has product MFAIAANDRFAPFSIVAISDARQSEPTWRTMFGWPGNDPRTIPIAARSRAERKIWAARVDQAVCAADRPVLLVADGIGCAASAWWGRLSPSDYVSKIAGALLFAPRGAEVTRDGDADLFASPTAPLPFPSIVISPQGDAGQVDAAVESWGSRLIASHRDRHVARETNAWRQAQRLFLRVTHQVAAHEVGRAEALIGR; this is encoded by the coding sequence ATGTTCGCCATCGCCGCCAACGACCGCTTCGCCCCTTTCTCGATCGTCGCGATCTCGGACGCGCGGCAGAGCGAGCCGACGTGGCGGACGATGTTCGGCTGGCCGGGCAACGATCCGCGCACGATCCCGATCGCGGCCCGCTCCCGCGCCGAGCGCAAGATCTGGGCCGCGCGCGTCGATCAGGCGGTGTGCGCGGCGGATCGTCCGGTGCTGCTGGTCGCGGACGGGATCGGCTGCGCGGCGAGCGCGTGGTGGGGGCGGCTGTCGCCGAGCGACTACGTCTCGAAGATCGCCGGTGCCTTGCTGTTCGCGCCGCGCGGGGCGGAAGTAACGCGCGATGGCGACGCCGACCTGTTCGCCTCGCCGACCGCGCCCTTGCCGTTCCCGTCGATCGTCATCTCGCCGCAGGGCGATGCGGGGCAGGTCGATGCGGCGGTCGAAAGCTGGGGCAGCCGGCTGATCGCCAGCCACCGCGACCGGCATGTCGCGCGCGAGACGAATGCGTGGCGGCAGGCGCAGCGGCTGTTCCTGCGCGTGACGCATCAGGTCGCGGCGCACGAGGTCGGCCGCGCCGAGGCGTTGATCGGGCGGTAG
- the glnA gene encoding type I glutamate--ammonia ligase — MANTAADVLSKIKDEEIEWVDLRFTDPKGKWQHLTMVASVMGEDEWTDGLMFDGSSIEGWKAINESDMILKPDLDAVYTDPFSATPMLIVFCDIVEPSTGEGYSRDPRTTAKRAEAYVATTGIGDTVYVGPEAEFFMFDDVRFDTSYNQSYFKLDDIELPTNTGREYEGGNMAHRPRAKGGYFPVAPVDSAVDIRGEMVSTMIEMGLPCDKHHHEVAAAQHELGLTFGTLTTTADRMQIYKYVVHQVAHAYGKSATFMPKPIKEDNGSGMHTHFSIWNGKEPLFAGNGYAGLSDTCLYFIGGIIKHAKAINAFTNPTTNSYKRLVPGYEAPVLLAYSARNRSASCRIPYGTGPKSKRVEVRFPDAMANPYLAYAALLMAGLDGIQNKIHPGEAMDKNLYDLPPAELAEVPTVCASLREALESLLADHDFLLKGDVFTKDQIEAYVELKWADVARWEMTPSPVEFDMYYSA, encoded by the coding sequence ATGGCGAACACGGCCGCAGACGTTCTGAGCAAGATCAAGGACGAGGAGATCGAGTGGGTCGATCTGCGTTTCACCGATCCCAAGGGCAAGTGGCAGCATCTGACCATGGTCGCCTCGGTGATGGGCGAGGACGAATGGACCGACGGCCTGATGTTCGACGGCAGCTCGATCGAGGGCTGGAAGGCGATCAACGAGTCGGACATGATCCTGAAGCCGGATCTGGACGCGGTCTACACCGATCCCTTTTCGGCCACCCCGATGCTGATCGTGTTCTGCGACATCGTCGAGCCGTCGACCGGCGAGGGCTATAGCCGCGACCCGCGCACCACCGCGAAGCGCGCCGAGGCCTATGTCGCCACCACCGGGATCGGCGACACCGTGTACGTCGGGCCGGAAGCCGAATTCTTCATGTTCGACGACGTCCGTTTCGACACGTCGTACAACCAGTCGTACTTCAAGCTCGACGATATCGAGCTGCCGACCAACACCGGCCGCGAATATGAGGGCGGCAACATGGCGCACCGTCCGCGCGCCAAGGGCGGCTATTTCCCGGTCGCGCCGGTCGACTCGGCGGTCGACATCCGCGGCGAGATGGTCTCGACGATGATCGAGATGGGCCTGCCGTGCGACAAGCACCACCATGAGGTCGCCGCCGCGCAGCACGAGTTGGGGCTGACCTTCGGCACGCTGACCACCACCGCCGACCGGATGCAGATCTACAAATATGTCGTGCACCAGGTCGCGCACGCCTACGGCAAGTCGGCGACCTTCATGCCGAAGCCGATCAAGGAAGATAACGGCTCGGGGATGCACACGCACTTCTCGATCTGGAACGGCAAGGAGCCTTTGTTCGCGGGCAACGGCTATGCCGGGCTGAGCGACACCTGCCTGTATTTCATCGGCGGGATCATCAAGCACGCCAAGGCGATCAACGCCTTCACCAACCCGACCACCAACAGCTACAAGCGGCTGGTGCCGGGTTACGAGGCGCCGGTGCTGCTCGCCTATTCGGCGCGCAACCGCTCGGCATCGTGCCGCATCCCGTATGGCACCGGCCCGAAGAGCAAGCGCGTCGAGGTCCGCTTCCCGGACGCGATGGCCAATCCGTATCTCGCTTATGCGGCGCTGCTGATGGCGGGTCTGGATGGCATCCAGAACAAGATCCATCCGGGCGAGGCGATGGACAAGAACCTGTACGACCTGCCGCCGGCCGAGCTGGCGGAAGTGCCGACGGTCTGCGCCTCGTTGCGCGAAGCGCTCGAGTCGCTGCTGGCCGACCACGACTTCCTGCTGAAGGGCGACGTGTTCACCAAGGACCAGATCGAGGCCTATGTCGAATTGAAGTGGGCCGACGTGGCGCGCTGGGAAATGACCCCGAGCCCGGTTGAATTCGATATGTACTACAGCGCGTGA
- a CDS encoding P-II family nitrogen regulator, which yields MKKIEAIIKPFKLDEVKEALHEIGVSGITVTEAKGFGRQKGHTELYRGAEYVVDFLPKVKLEVVVEDGLTERVVEAIAAAAQTGRIGDGKIFVIPVETALRIRTGERDNEAI from the coding sequence GTGAAGAAGATCGAAGCGATCATCAAGCCGTTCAAGCTGGACGAGGTGAAGGAGGCGCTGCACGAGATCGGCGTGTCCGGCATCACCGTCACCGAGGCGAAGGGCTTTGGCCGGCAGAAGGGCCATACCGAGCTGTACCGCGGTGCCGAATATGTCGTCGACTTCCTGCCCAAGGTGAAGCTGGAGGTGGTCGTCGAGGACGGGCTGACCGAGCGCGTGGTCGAAGCGATCGCCGCCGCCGCGCAGACCGGGCGGATCGGCGACGGCAAGATCTTCGTGATCCCGGTCGAAACCGCGCTGCGCATCCGCACCGGCGAGCGCGATAACGAAGCGATCTGA
- a CDS encoding CAP domain-containing protein — translation MRFSRVSRIGAVPALSLLLVGCGGGGSDGASGGTPTGGVQLAPAATPAPSPTPTPSPTPAPTPTPTPAPTPTPMPPPVAPSGGWAANAAALFSAQPDVAACRPGALVQSVRDDVLARLNAIRALHRLPAVTYSSADDEQATQAALMMAANGQLSHTPASSWKCYTTLGASGAGSSNLYGGLISPYLAYYTEDMYLGGWLTETSNLVANNVGHRRWMLDPFLGKIAYGRVAQVLADGSRTDAAAMKVVSFTGGVSVPANLPPFVAYPYGDYPARYFDMSSLLSFTVIADTTQRGGANATVDFSKAAIAVSDGANALTVSNVSFDNVGYAVPNNLQFNVAGLKAGVSYTVTITRVGVRGTPTDYSYTFRIVS, via the coding sequence ATGCGATTCTCCCGCGTCTCCCGGATCGGCGCCGTCCCGGCCTTGTCGTTGCTGCTGGTGGGCTGCGGCGGTGGGGGCAGCGATGGCGCGAGTGGCGGCACCCCGACCGGCGGCGTGCAACTGGCACCTGCAGCGACGCCGGCGCCAAGCCCGACCCCGACGCCGAGCCCCACGCCAGCGCCCACGCCGACACCGACGCCTGCCCCAACCCCCACACCGATGCCGCCGCCCGTCGCGCCGAGCGGCGGCTGGGCGGCCAATGCCGCGGCGCTGTTCAGCGCGCAGCCGGATGTCGCGGCGTGCCGGCCGGGCGCGCTCGTGCAAAGCGTGCGTGACGATGTGCTGGCGCGGCTCAACGCGATCCGCGCACTCCACCGCCTGCCGGCGGTCACCTATTCGAGCGCCGACGACGAGCAGGCGACGCAGGCGGCGCTGATGATGGCTGCCAACGGACAGCTGAGCCACACGCCCGCGTCGTCATGGAAATGCTACACGACGCTCGGCGCGTCGGGGGCGGGGAGCAGCAACCTGTACGGCGGGCTGATCTCGCCGTATCTCGCTTATTACACCGAGGACATGTACCTCGGCGGGTGGTTGACGGAGACGTCGAACCTCGTCGCCAACAATGTCGGGCACCGCCGCTGGATGCTCGATCCTTTCCTCGGCAAGATCGCCTATGGCCGCGTCGCGCAGGTGCTCGCCGACGGCAGCCGCACCGACGCCGCGGCGATGAAGGTGGTATCGTTCACTGGCGGGGTGAGCGTGCCGGCCAATTTGCCGCCGTTCGTCGCCTATCCTTACGGCGATTATCCGGCACGCTATTTCGACATGTCGTCGCTGCTGTCGTTCACGGTGATCGCCGACACAACGCAGCGGGGCGGCGCGAACGCGACGGTCGACTTCTCGAAGGCGGCGATCGCGGTCAGCGACGGGGCGAATGCGCTGACGGTATCGAACGTCAGTTTCGACAATGTCGGCTATGCGGTGCCCAACAACCTGCAGTTCAATGTCGCGGGGTTGAAGGCGGGGGTGAGCTATACGGTGACCATCACCCGCGTCGGCGTGCGCGGAACGCCGACCGATTACAGCTATACGTTTCGGATCGTGTCCTGA
- the map gene encoding type I methionyl aminopeptidase — MTDYVTVTSDAPLARTGAIKLHGPDAFAGMHKAGRLAAETLDMLVPHMVPGVTTAEIDKLIYDFVKAGGGVPATLGYRGYTHSSCISINHVVCHGIPSDKALKSGDIVNVDVTPIVDGWHGDTSRMYLIGDVPLKAKRLVEVTWECLMLGIEQARPGNTMGDVAHAIQRHAEGHRFGVVRDFCGHGVGRLFHDAPEVVHVGRPGTGPELRPGMIFTIEPMINIGRPDVKLLDDGWTAVTRDRSLSAQFEHSIGITADGCEIFTGSPAGFDKPPY, encoded by the coding sequence ATGACCGATTATGTGACCGTCACCAGCGATGCGCCGCTCGCGCGCACCGGCGCGATCAAGCTGCACGGGCCGGATGCCTTTGCGGGGATGCACAAGGCCGGGCGACTCGCCGCCGAGACGCTCGACATGCTCGTCCCGCACATGGTGCCGGGCGTGACCACCGCCGAGATCGACAAGCTGATCTACGATTTCGTGAAGGCCGGCGGCGGCGTGCCCGCGACGCTCGGCTATCGCGGCTATACGCATTCGAGCTGCATCTCGATCAACCACGTCGTCTGCCACGGCATCCCGTCGGACAAGGCGCTGAAGTCGGGCGACATCGTCAATGTCGACGTCACGCCGATCGTGGACGGCTGGCACGGCGACACCAGCCGCATGTACCTGATCGGCGACGTGCCGCTAAAGGCGAAGCGGCTGGTCGAGGTGACGTGGGAATGCCTGATGCTCGGGATCGAGCAGGCACGCCCCGGCAACACGATGGGCGATGTCGCGCACGCGATCCAGCGCCATGCCGAGGGGCATCGCTTCGGCGTCGTGCGTGATTTCTGCGGTCATGGCGTCGGACGGCTGTTCCACGATGCGCCGGAGGTGGTGCACGTCGGCCGTCCGGGGACGGGCCCGGAGCTACGCCCGGGGATGATCTTCACGATCGAGCCGATGATCAACATCGGCCGCCCCGACGTGAAGCTGCTCGACGATGGCTGGACGGCGGTGACGCGCGACCGCTCGCTGTCGGCGCAGTTCGAACATTCGATCGGGATCACCGCAGACGGCTGCGAGATCTTCACCGGCTCGCCGGCGGGGTTCGACAAGCCGCCGTACTGA
- a CDS encoding molybdopterin-binding protein: MTTERIWTAALVVIGDEILSGRTQDKNIAQLATWLNVQGIRLVEVRVVPDREDAIVEAVNTLRVRNDYLFTTGGIGPTHDDMTVDAIAAALAVPVVEHPAAIAVLERHYETRGGLTDARRRMARVPEGATLIENRVSGAPGIRAGNIFIMAGVPHITAGMLDWLTGKLDGGRPVVSATIGCWVAESEVAELLRATEKAHEGVAIGSYPFFRDGRTGANFVVRSPDQSLVDACIADLTAALEAQGPAVTAGGI, encoded by the coding sequence ATGACAACCGAACGCATCTGGACCGCTGCGCTGGTGGTGATCGGCGACGAGATCCTGTCCGGCCGCACGCAGGACAAGAATATCGCGCAGCTCGCGACATGGCTCAACGTGCAGGGCATCCGGCTGGTCGAGGTGCGCGTCGTCCCCGACCGCGAGGACGCGATCGTCGAGGCGGTCAACACGCTGCGCGTGCGCAACGATTATCTCTTCACGACCGGCGGGATCGGGCCGACGCATGACGACATGACCGTCGACGCGATCGCCGCCGCGCTGGCGGTGCCGGTCGTCGAGCATCCCGCCGCGATCGCGGTGCTTGAGCGACATTATGAGACGCGCGGCGGGCTGACCGATGCGCGGCGGCGGATGGCGCGCGTGCCCGAGGGCGCGACGCTGATCGAGAACCGCGTCTCAGGTGCGCCGGGTATTCGCGCCGGCAATATCTTCATCATGGCCGGAGTGCCGCATATCACCGCCGGGATGCTCGACTGGCTGACCGGAAAGCTCGACGGCGGCCGCCCGGTGGTCAGCGCGACGATCGGCTGTTGGGTCGCCGAAAGCGAGGTCGCGGAGCTGCTGCGCGCCACGGAAAAGGCGCATGAGGGGGTGGCGATCGGCAGCTATCCATTCTTCCGCGACGGGCGCACCGGCGCCAATTTCGTGGTGCGCTCGCCCGATCAGTCGCTGGTCGACGCGTGCATCGCCGATCTGACTGCCGCGCTGGAAGCGCAGGGGCCCGCGGTGACCGCGGGTGGGATCTAG
- a CDS encoding choice-of-anchor A family protein: MARTALKAGLTTALALVAATPASATTVIQGMDALHEWNLIVLGDLKSSSEVEGRTFVGGNLSGTSSNYQIRTPAASAAQTPALTVVGDVTGGTKNLTGGATVGGNVTSGFSLNGNPQTVLVGGTIANTNVNQNTVRSGQATVAGFTQALIDQRDALTRSMIDLSNGLSALAANSSASIANNRATFDAVAGSNGVAVFSLAGSDLSRFGEIAFNRNGADTVIVNVSGTTIKLDDNFLGNADQLGRNVIWNFADATTVDVTTAWRGSVLAPLAKGTTGNYIQGSAVFNTMVQNGEMHLDTYAGNFRPTAAVPEPRTWMMMLAGFGMLGATLRRRRKVALQSVA, from the coding sequence ATGGCGCGCACAGCATTGAAGGCAGGACTGACGACGGCGCTGGCGCTGGTGGCGGCGACCCCGGCGTCCGCGACCACCGTCATCCAAGGCATGGATGCGCTGCACGAGTGGAACCTCATCGTGCTCGGCGACCTGAAGTCCTCCTCCGAGGTCGAGGGGCGCACGTTCGTCGGCGGCAATCTGAGCGGCACGTCGTCGAACTATCAGATCCGCACCCCCGCGGCTTCGGCGGCGCAAACGCCCGCGCTGACCGTGGTCGGCGACGTGACCGGCGGGACGAAGAACCTGACCGGTGGGGCGACAGTCGGCGGCAACGTCACCAGCGGCTTCTCGCTCAACGGCAACCCGCAAACGGTACTGGTCGGCGGCACGATCGCCAACACCAACGTCAACCAGAATACCGTCAGGTCGGGACAGGCCACGGTCGCGGGCTTCACGCAGGCGCTGATCGACCAACGCGACGCGCTGACCCGCTCGATGATCGATTTGTCGAACGGGCTCTCGGCGCTGGCGGCGAACAGCAGTGCGTCGATCGCGAACAATCGTGCCACCTTCGACGCGGTCGCGGGCAGCAACGGCGTGGCGGTCTTCTCGCTGGCGGGCAGCGATCTGTCGAGGTTCGGCGAGATTGCGTTCAACCGCAATGGTGCGGACACCGTGATCGTCAACGTCAGCGGCACGACGATCAAGCTGGACGACAATTTCCTCGGCAATGCCGATCAACTCGGCCGCAACGTGATCTGGAACTTCGCGGATGCGACCACCGTGGACGTCACTACTGCGTGGCGCGGATCGGTGCTGGCGCCGCTCGCCAAGGGCACTACCGGCAACTACATCCAAGGCAGCGCGGTGTTCAACACGATGGTGCAGAACGGCGAGATGCACCTCGACACCTATGCCGGCAATTTTCGCCCGACTGCGGCGGTGCCGGAGCCGCGGACGTGGATGATGATGCTCGCCGGCTTCGGAATGCTCGGGGCGACGCTGCGGCGTCGGCGGAAGGTGGCACTTCAGTCGGTGGCTTGA
- a CDS encoding response regulator transcription factor, whose translation MRVLLIEDEPTTAKAIELMLSTEGFNVYNTDLGEEGLDLGKLYDYDIILLDLNLPDMHGYDVLKKLRVARVQTPVLILSGINEMDSKVRSFGFGADDYVTKPFHREELIARIHAVVRRSKGHSQSVIKTGKLSVNLDAKTVEVDGARVHLTGKEYAMLELLSLRKGTTLTKEMFLNHLYGGMDEPELKIIDVFICKLRKKLSLACEGENYIETVWGRGYVLREPEEVVQVA comes from the coding sequence ATGCGCGTGCTGCTGATCGAGGACGAGCCGACCACCGCCAAGGCCATCGAGCTGATGCTGTCGACGGAAGGCTTCAACGTCTACAACACCGATCTGGGCGAAGAGGGCCTCGATCTCGGCAAGCTCTACGATTACGACATCATCCTGCTCGACCTGAATCTGCCGGACATGCACGGCTATGACGTGCTCAAGAAACTGCGCGTCGCGCGCGTGCAGACTCCGGTGCTGATCCTCAGCGGCATCAACGAAATGGACTCGAAGGTGCGCAGCTTCGGCTTCGGCGCCGACGATTATGTGACGAAGCCGTTCCACCGCGAGGAACTGATCGCGCGCATCCACGCCGTCGTCCGCCGCTCCAAGGGTCATTCGCAGTCGGTCATCAAGACCGGCAAGCTGTCGGTGAATCTCGATGCCAAGACCGTCGAGGTCGACGGCGCGCGCGTCCACCTGACCGGCAAGGAATATGCGATGCTGGAGCTGCTGTCGCTCCGCAAGGGCACCACGCTGACCAAGGAAATGTTCCTCAACCACCTGTACGGCGGGATGGATGAGCCAGAGTTGAAGATCATCGACGTCTTCATCTGCAAGCTGCGCAAGAAGCTCAGCCTCGCGTGCGAGGGCGAGAATTACATCGAGACGGTCTGGGGCCGCGGCTATGTGCTGCGCGAGCCGGAAGAGGTTGTGCAGGTCGCGTGA
- a CDS encoding AI-2E family transporter: MNRLAPDEADARFIRRVLWIVVIVALVAALYLARHLLILAFGSMLIAIVIHAIAELYATRARLGAKRAMTAAILTLLAFLALLFWLFGVEFRAQVNTLVVALPGLLDQFQVYMSQSPVGAKVIDAVRAAFAGSRVAQDIGEIVRGAGQLLLNTVLVLFGAIFFAVDPKIYERGVLLLVPPSRRAALEDALGDVGSTLLLWLRAQLIQMTAMGLMVGLGLWAAGVPSPAMLGLLTGLSEFIPYVGPVAAMLPALGLAATAGTDQLLWALGVFAAVRIIQTNFVTPFVTSRVVAIPPALSLFAIIGTGAVFGLFGLFFSGGILVVGFTLVRSLYLREMLGEDIPRSRERTLFTAMGTPREATVDKQSEKREHSI, translated from the coding sequence ATGAACCGGCTCGCGCCCGACGAGGCCGACGCTCGCTTCATTCGCCGCGTCCTGTGGATCGTGGTCATCGTCGCGCTCGTCGCCGCGCTGTACCTCGCGCGACACCTGCTGATCCTCGCCTTCGGGTCGATGCTGATCGCGATCGTCATCCACGCGATCGCCGAACTGTATGCGACTCGCGCGCGGCTCGGCGCAAAGCGCGCGATGACCGCGGCGATCCTGACGCTGCTCGCGTTCCTTGCCCTGCTGTTCTGGCTGTTCGGGGTCGAGTTCCGCGCGCAGGTCAACACGCTGGTGGTCGCGTTGCCGGGGCTGCTCGACCAGTTCCAAGTGTACATGTCGCAGAGCCCGGTCGGCGCGAAGGTGATCGATGCGGTACGCGCCGCCTTCGCGGGTAGCCGCGTCGCGCAGGATATCGGCGAGATCGTGCGCGGCGCGGGACAGTTGCTGCTCAACACCGTGCTGGTGCTGTTCGGCGCGATCTTCTTCGCGGTCGATCCGAAGATCTACGAGCGCGGCGTGCTGCTGCTGGTGCCGCCGTCGCGACGCGCGGCGCTGGAGGATGCGCTCGGCGATGTCGGTTCGACGCTGCTGCTGTGGCTACGCGCGCAATTGATCCAGATGACCGCGATGGGCCTGATGGTCGGGCTCGGGCTGTGGGCGGCGGGCGTGCCGTCGCCCGCGATGCTCGGACTGCTGACCGGACTCAGTGAGTTCATTCCCTATGTCGGCCCGGTGGCGGCGATGCTGCCCGCGCTGGGGCTGGCCGCGACGGCGGGCACCGATCAGTTGCTGTGGGCGCTGGGCGTGTTCGCGGCGGTGCGAATCATCCAGACCAATTTCGTGACCCCGTTCGTCACCAGCCGAGTCGTCGCGATCCCGCCGGCGCTCAGCCTGTTCGCGATCATCGGCACCGGGGCAGTGTTCGGCCTGTTCGGGCTGTTCTTCTCCGGCGGCATCCTCGTCGTCGGCTTCACGCTGGTGCGCAGCCTGTATCTGCGTGAGATGCTGGGTGAAGACATTCCGCGCTCGCGCGAACGGACGCTTTTCACCGCCATGGGAACGCCTCGTGAAGCAACCGTCGACAAGCAAAGTGAAAAAAGGGAACACTCAATTTAA
- the lpdA gene encoding dihydrolipoyl dehydrogenase: MADTYDLIVLGSGPGGYVAAIRGAQLGLKVAIVERERLGGICLNWGCIPTKALLRTSEIYHYMTHAGDYGLKAENIGFDLAKIVDRSRKVSGQLNAGVKGLMKKNKITVVEGFGTITAKGKLSVKQGNGTVDLEAKHILVATGARARDLPFAKADGKRIWTYRHAMVPEVMPTKLLVIGSGAIGVEFASFYNDMGADVTIVEMLPRILPVEDEEVSAFMEKRLTKDGIKIVTGAALEKIDTGADGVKATIKGKDGKSTTEDYSHVIVAIGIVPNTEEIGLEKLGVTTERGHIKVDGFGRTNVEGIYAIGDVTGAPWLAHKASHEGIVCVEKLAGGDPHPFETWNIPGCTYSRPQVASVGLTEAKAKDAGRDIKVGKFPFIGNGKAIALGEADGFIKTVFDAKTGELLGAHMVGAEVTELIQGYVVARQLETTEHELMETVFAHPTLSEMMHESVLGAYGRAIHF, from the coding sequence ATGGCTGACACCTACGACCTTATCGTTCTCGGCTCCGGCCCCGGCGGCTATGTCGCCGCGATCCGTGGCGCACAGCTCGGCCTGAAGGTCGCGATCGTCGAGCGCGAGCGGCTCGGCGGCATCTGCCTCAACTGGGGCTGCATTCCGACCAAGGCGCTGCTGCGCACGTCCGAAATCTATCACTACATGACGCATGCGGGCGATTACGGCCTCAAGGCCGAGAACATCGGCTTCGATCTCGCCAAGATCGTCGATCGCAGCCGCAAGGTGTCCGGCCAGCTCAATGCCGGCGTCAAGGGCCTGATGAAGAAGAACAAGATCACGGTGGTCGAGGGCTTCGGCACGATCACGGCCAAGGGCAAGCTCAGCGTCAAGCAGGGCAACGGCACCGTCGATCTGGAGGCCAAGCACATCCTCGTCGCGACCGGCGCGCGCGCCCGCGACCTGCCGTTCGCCAAGGCCGACGGCAAGCGCATCTGGACCTATCGTCATGCGATGGTGCCCGAGGTGATGCCGACCAAGCTGCTGGTAATCGGCTCGGGCGCGATCGGCGTCGAGTTCGCGAGCTTCTACAACGACATGGGCGCGGACGTGACGATCGTCGAGATGCTGCCGCGCATCCTGCCGGTCGAGGACGAGGAAGTCAGCGCCTTCATGGAGAAGCGCCTGACCAAGGACGGGATCAAGATCGTCACCGGTGCTGCGCTCGAGAAGATCGACACCGGTGCGGACGGCGTGAAGGCGACGATCAAGGGCAAGGATGGCAAGTCCACGACCGAGGATTACAGCCACGTCATCGTCGCGATCGGCATCGTGCCCAACACCGAGGAGATCGGGCTCGAGAAGCTCGGCGTCACCACCGAGCGCGGCCATATCAAGGTCGACGGCTTCGGCCGCACCAATGTCGAGGGCATTTACGCGATCGGCGATGTCACCGGCGCACCGTGGCTGGCGCACAAGGCGAGCCACGAGGGCATCGTCTGCGTCGAGAAGCTGGCCGGCGGCGACCCGCACCCGTTCGAGACGTGGAACATCCCAGGCTGCACCTACAGCCGCCCGCAGGTGGCGAGCGTCGGGCTGACCGAGGCGAAGGCGAAGGACGCCGGCCGCGACATCAAGGTCGGCAAATTCCCGTTCATCGGCAACGGGAAGGCGATCGCGCTCGGCGAGGCGGACGGCTTCATCAAGACCGTCTTCGACGCCAAGACCGGCGAGCTACTCGGCGCGCACATGGTCGGCGCGGAAGTCACCGAACTGATCCAGGGCTATGTCGTCGCGCGCCAGCTCGAGACGACCGAGCACGAGCTGATGGAAACGGTGTTTGCGCACCCGACGCTCAGCGAGATGATGCACGAAAGCGTGCTCGGCGCCTACGGCCGGGCGATCCACTTCTAG
- a CDS encoding acyl-CoA thioesterase: MNPTEPQQAPTIRVSAMPADANAYGDIFGGWLMSLMDSAAGLTAARRARGRAVTIAMDGMQFHAPVHVGDEVSVYATIERVGRTSIAIQVESWARDRHGEESRKVTEARFTFVAIDEDRRPREVPPAT; encoded by the coding sequence ATGAACCCCACCGAGCCGCAACAGGCGCCGACGATCCGCGTCTCGGCGATGCCCGCCGACGCCAATGCCTATGGCGACATCTTCGGCGGCTGGCTGATGAGCCTGATGGACTCGGCCGCCGGGCTGACCGCGGCGCGGCGCGCGCGCGGACGCGCGGTGACGATCGCGATGGACGGGATGCAATTCCACGCCCCCGTCCATGTCGGCGACGAAGTATCGGTCTACGCCACGATCGAACGTGTCGGGCGGACCTCGATCGCGATCCAGGTCGAAAGCTGGGCGCGTGACCGGCACGGCGAGGAATCGCGCAAGGTCACGGAAGCACGCTTCACCTTCGTCGCGATCGACGAGGACCGCCGCCCGCGCGAAGTACCGCCGGCGACATGA